One window of the Helicobacter ganmani genome contains the following:
- a CDS encoding ArsR/SmtB family transcription factor, translating into MNKVDSFLNIVGALNDETRILILNFLSANGETCVCDLQNMLDMKQSRLSRHLKILKDSGFLYVNRKGAWAYYGINNHLTPFHQQALQAIEELDLRCLPPF; encoded by the coding sequence ATGAATAAGGTTGATAGTTTTTTAAACATTGTGGGTGCGCTCAATGATGAGACGAGAATATTAATTTTGAATTTTTTATCTGCAAATGGTGAGACTTGCGTATGTGATTTGCAAAATATGTTAGATATGAAGCAATCACGCTTATCAAGGCATTTGAAAATATTAAAAGATTCAGGCTTTTTATATGTAAATCGTAAAGGTGCTTGGGCGTATTATGGGATAAATAATCATTTAACCCCCTTTCATCAACAAGCTTTGCAAGCCATAGAAGAGCTTGATTTAAGATGTTTGCCACCTTTTTAG
- the flgC gene encoding flagellar basal body rod protein FlgC yields MFLSSFDISGYGLSAQRQRVNLISSNIANANTTRTDEGGPYRRRDLILKAFDFDKVLNQKYENSNNLLKYEDPLDEMDEFDEQRKPKPTLMSVYVDKIVRDDTQPKMKYEPNHPDANSEGYVAYPNINAVVEMADLIEATKAYQANVAVFQSAKNMATTAISMFQA; encoded by the coding sequence ATGTTTTTATCTAGTTTTGATATTAGCGGTTATGGGTTATCAGCACAGCGACAAAGAGTAAATTTAATTTCCAGCAACATTGCCAATGCAAATACCACGCGCACCGATGAGGGAGGACCTTATAGACGAAGAGATCTTATATTAAAAGCTTTTGATTTTGATAAAGTTTTGAATCAAAAGTATGAAAACAGCAATAATTTGCTAAAATATGAAGATCCATTAGATGAAATGGACGAATTTGATGAGCAAAGGAAGCCAAAACCTACGCTAATGAGTGTTTATGTTGATAAAATTGTCCGTGATGACACACAGCCAAAAATGAAATATGAACCTAATCACCCAGATGCAAACTCTGAAGGTTATGTTGCATATCCCAACATTAATGCAGTCGTGGAAATGGCAGACTTGATTGAGGCAACTAAAGCTTATCAAGCAAATGTTGCTGTGTTCCAAAGTGCTAAAAATATGGCAACCACAGCAATTTCAATGTTCCAAGCATAA
- a CDS encoding malic enzyme-like NAD(P)-binding protein has protein sequence MEDLKQTYPDALPYHKGGKIEVVARTQLNNEHDLSIAYSPGVAVPCKEIQRDPHTAYEYTAKGNLVAVISNGTAVLGLGNIGALAGKPVMEGKSALFRKFADISAFDIEVDETNPDKFIEIVRAIAPTFGGINLEDIKAPECFYIESQLKEVLNIPIMHDDQHGTAIISTAGIINGLKITNKKAEDLKIVVFGAGGAAIACAKMAQNLGAKEIIMFDSKGAITTFRKDLNGFKKDFAISRQINSYKEALDGADVLLGLSRGDILTAKDIEGMNPNPMIFAMSNPIPEIDPKIVYETRPDAIIATGRSDYPNQINNVLGFPYIFKGALKARSRCINEEMKFACAYALAALAEKPIPDDLRAELEKIHGRKFEFGKDYIIPSPFDTRLKDFVSNAVAQAAINSGVARVKSLES, from the coding sequence ATGGAAGATTTAAAACAAACCTATCCAGACGCACTTCCTTATCATAAAGGAGGCAAAATTGAAGTGGTTGCACGCACGCAATTAAATAATGAGCACGATTTATCTATCGCTTATTCTCCGGGTGTTGCTGTTCCTTGTAAAGAGATTCAGCGCGACCCACATACCGCGTATGAATACACTGCCAAAGGCAATCTTGTTGCTGTTATTTCCAATGGCACAGCCGTTCTGGGGCTTGGAAACATTGGGGCACTTGCAGGAAAACCTGTAATGGAGGGGAAATCAGCATTATTTAGGAAATTTGCCGATATTAGCGCGTTTGATATTGAAGTAGATGAGACAAATCCGGATAAGTTTATTGAGATTGTGCGCGCAATCGCGCCAACTTTTGGCGGAATCAACTTAGAAGATATTAAAGCACCTGAATGTTTTTATATAGAATCACAACTCAAAGAGGTTCTTAATATTCCTATTATGCACGATGACCAGCACGGAACGGCAATCATTTCAACTGCGGGAATTATCAATGGATTAAAAATCACAAATAAAAAGGCAGAGGATTTAAAAATTGTCGTTTTTGGCGCAGGTGGTGCGGCGATTGCGTGTGCAAAAATGGCACAGAATCTAGGAGCAAAAGAAATTATTATGTTTGATAGCAAAGGCGCAATCACAACTTTTAGAAAAGATTTGAATGGATTTAAAAAAGACTTTGCAATTTCTCGCCAAATCAACTCTTACAAGGAAGCTTTGGACGGCGCAGATGTTTTGCTTGGGCTCTCTCGTGGGGATATTTTGACTGCCAAAGATATTGAGGGAATGAATCCAAACCCTATGATTTTTGCGATGAGTAACCCAATTCCAGAGATTGACCCAAAGATTGTGTATGAGACAAGACCTGATGCGATAATTGCAACAGGCAGAAGTGATTATCCTAATCAAATCAATAATGTATTGGGATTCCCTTATATTTTCAAAGGCGCATTAAAAGCGCGCTCAAGATGTATCAATGAGGAAATGAAGTTTGCTTGTGCGTATGCACTTGCCGCACTTGCAGAAAAGCCTATTCCTGATGATTTGAGGGCGGAGTTAGAGAAAATTCACGGGAGAAAGTTCGAGTTTGGTAAAGATTATATTATCCCTAGCCCTTTTGATACGCGCTTAAAAGACTTCGTTTCTAACGCGGTTGCACAAGCAGCGATTAATAGTGGGGTTGCACGCGTCAAAAGTTTGGAATCTTAA
- the fliE gene encoding flagellar hook-basal body complex protein FliE — MEINKYGVDLEKLNSKLQDVPNLAPNHDLNPPSKSFGNMLKEAVDEVNAYQKTNEQVMADMATGQIKDIHQAAIAIGKAENSMKLMLEVRNKAISAYKELIRTQI, encoded by the coding sequence ATGGAAATTAACAAATACGGAGTGGATTTAGAAAAATTAAACTCTAAACTCCAAGATGTTCCAAATCTTGCACCAAACCACGATTTAAATCCTCCTTCTAAGAGCTTTGGTAATATGCTAAAAGAAGCGGTAGATGAAGTCAATGCCTACCAAAAAACAAATGAGCAAGTAATGGCAGATATGGCGACAGGGCAAATCAAAGACATCCACCAAGCCGCTATTGCAATCGGAAAAGCCGAAAATAGTATGAAATTAATGCTAGAGGTGCGCAATAAAGCCATTAGTGCCTATAAAGAACTTATTAGAACACAAATTTAA
- the flgB gene encoding flagellar basal body rod protein FlgB: MSIFSYSPARALAQEALDHRAVRRDMIASNIANVSTPMYRPKDVNFEQMMAQKADEIFNRNRKLELDVAITNKNHLLPIEDMSLKRPTMFYRDGHLSRNDGNSVDLDIETSEMGKNDIMYQAIIGALRKQGGIFTYAIESSRNI; this comes from the coding sequence ATGAGTATTTTCAGTTATAGCCCAGCGCGTGCGCTTGCGCAAGAAGCTCTTGACCATAGAGCTGTGCGCAGGGATATGATTGCTAGCAATATTGCCAATGTCTCTACTCCAATGTATCGCCCAAAAGATGTGAATTTTGAACAAATGATGGCACAAAAAGCAGACGAGATTTTTAATCGCAACCGCAAATTAGAACTTGATGTAGCCATTACAAACAAAAATCATTTGCTTCCTATTGAGGATATGAGCCTAAAGCGTCCCACAATGTTTTATCGTGATGGACATCTTTCTCGCAATGATGGCAATAGTGTGGATTTGGATATTGAAACAAGTGAAATGGGCAAAAATGATATTATGTATCAAGCAATTATTGGTGCATTGCGCAAACAAGGTGGAATCTTCACCTATGCAATAGAATCTTCAAGAAATATATAA
- a CDS encoding aspartate aminotransferase family protein: protein MGQQDLKQMDLDFVLHTYARNDVHFVKGSGARLYDSKGKEYIDFGSGIAVCSVGHGNARLTKAIYKQAKNLIHTSNLYLIEPQARLAKKIVELSGYDMRVFFANSGAEANEGALKIARKFGEENGELKRYQIITLDSSFHGRTISTLKATAQNKMHQYFGPFPDGFVYAKDLNDVPNKISNVTCAVLLELVQGEGGITPFDKAEVQKLAKILKEKNVLLMVDEVQTGIYRSGELFASQVYGITPDVITTAKGLAGGVPIGAVMTSLKDIFAPSDHGSTFGGNFLSTSAALEVLEILFEHKQSGELDKTITYFTQKLQDLQKHYAEIFTQEVGLGLMRGLRVRDLETLTKFLNATFEAGVLVLKSGKNTARFLPSLTITREEIDEGFLRIESCIAHL from the coding sequence ATGGGACAACAAGATTTAAAACAAATGGATTTAGACTTTGTCTTGCATACTTATGCACGCAATGATGTGCATTTTGTAAAAGGAAGTGGGGCAAGACTTTATGATTCAAAAGGTAAAGAATACATTGACTTTGGTTCTGGAATCGCGGTGTGCAGCGTAGGACACGGCAATGCGCGTTTGACAAAAGCAATCTACAAACAAGCAAAAAACCTAATCCACACTTCCAATCTTTACTTGATTGAGCCACAAGCGCGTCTTGCCAAAAAGATTGTTGAGCTTAGTGGCTATGATATGCGCGTATTTTTCGCAAACTCTGGTGCAGAAGCAAATGAGGGTGCGCTGAAGATTGCGAGAAAATTTGGTGAAGAAAATGGAGAATTGAAAAGGTATCAAATCATCACTTTAGATTCCTCTTTCCACGGACGCACGATTAGCACCTTAAAAGCAACCGCGCAAAACAAAATGCACCAATATTTTGGACCTTTTCCCGATGGATTTGTGTATGCTAAAGACTTAAACGATGTTCCAAATAAAATCAGCAATGTAACTTGTGCCGTACTTTTAGAACTCGTGCAAGGCGAAGGTGGAATCACGCCTTTTGACAAGGCAGAAGTGCAAAAACTCGCCAAGATTCTCAAAGAAAAAAATGTGCTCTTAATGGTAGATGAGGTGCAAACAGGCATTTATCGCAGCGGCGAACTCTTTGCTTCACAAGTCTATGGAATCACGCCTGATGTGATTACGACTGCCAAAGGATTAGCAGGCGGTGTGCCTATTGGCGCAGTAATGACAAGCCTTAAAGATATTTTTGCACCAAGCGACCACGGAAGCACTTTTGGTGGAAATTTTTTATCTACAAGTGCGGCATTGGAGGTGTTAGAGATTCTATTTGAACACAAGCAAAGTGGGGAGCTAGACAAAACGATTACATACTTTACACAAAAACTCCAAGATTTGCAAAAACATTATGCAGAAATTTTTACGCAAGAAGTGGGCTTAGGGCTTATGCGCGGACTTAGGGTAAGAGATTTGGAAACCTTGACAAAATTCTTAAATGCTACTTTTGAAGCAGGAGTTTTGGTGCTTAAAAGCGGTAAAAACACCGCGCGATTCTTGCCAAGCCTTACGATTACACGAGAAGAAATAGACGAGGGATTTTTGCGCATAGAATCCTGTATTGCACATTTGTAA
- a CDS encoding zinc ribbon domain-containing protein has product MASNLMQNTICQSCGMPITSKEQMGLEKDGSASVDYCKYCYERGEFIHKVSMQEYIEMCSLYGAQAGMSNEQFKAHCTKLFPTLKRWQTS; this is encoded by the coding sequence ATGGCGAGTAATCTAATGCAAAATACAATCTGCCAAAGCTGCGGTATGCCTATCACTTCAAAGGAGCAAATGGGCTTAGAAAAGGACGGAAGCGCGAGTGTTGATTATTGCAAGTATTGTTATGAAAGAGGTGAATTTATCCATAAAGTCTCAATGCAAGAGTATATAGAAATGTGTTCGCTATATGGCGCACAAGCGGGAATGAGCAATGAGCAATTCAAAGCACACTGCACTAAATTATTCCCCACACTAAAAAGGTGGCAAACATCTTAA
- a CDS encoding peptidoglycan D,D-transpeptidase FtsI family protein, with translation MNDAQSKKAGKILLLFLTIGMGFCIFLGTIFYQNFASRKLPNFQAKRIESAIRGNIYSSDGFLLASSKKVYKAVVNTHNINPQKKELFVNLFSIYSKIPKNQILSKLEKKGNVTLSYAIDSKSASYLKQLNLKLNQLDVFQSYEDENGHIFKYGLSVVESGESRDYLYQDTMEPILGYINKQNETNITRVQGVKGIEKSFDNELEPMSDLLMIGQRDIGFNVILNKHSTFKERMDGYDVITSIPLKLQKKIERLADENAAQLGAKEILIGIIESKSGKILSLASSARFNPNLITKNDYSKLNANAIEYSYEPGSIIKPIIYAILLDKNLITPNETIDLENGRFRLHNFYITDTHRLKSATAEEVLLYSSNIGMAKIAQRLSPPEYNAALQAFGFGNPSGIDLPYERVGVIPDIKRFQSEVYRATASYGYGLRTTFIQMLKAYNIITNYGISYNPYLVEYIQDSKSIRYKLKHQTPIRILSNKTAKEVKDTLIKVVNEGTGKTAQVKGITIGGKTGTAHIAQGGKYVRKYNSSFFGFANDEKGSEYTIGISVFEPNETEAYFATRTAVPLFKEVVNLLVKENYLKP, from the coding sequence ATGAATGACGCGCAATCTAAAAAGGCAGGCAAGATATTACTTCTATTTCTTACAATAGGAATGGGATTCTGCATTTTTTTAGGGACAATCTTTTATCAAAATTTCGCCTCTCGCAAACTTCCAAACTTCCAAGCCAAACGCATTGAAAGCGCAATTAGAGGAAATATTTATAGTAGTGACGGATTCTTGCTTGCCTCTAGCAAAAAAGTCTATAAAGCAGTCGTCAATACTCACAACATTAATCCACAAAAAAAAGAACTATTCGTCAATCTTTTTAGCATTTATAGCAAGATACCAAAGAATCAAATTCTCTCCAAACTAGAGAAAAAAGGCAATGTAACACTTTCGTATGCCATTGATTCCAAAAGTGCAAGTTATCTCAAACAACTGAACTTAAAGCTGAATCAATTAGATGTTTTTCAGAGCTATGAAGACGAAAATGGACATATTTTTAAATATGGCTTATCCGTAGTAGAAAGCGGGGAATCTAGGGATTATCTCTATCAAGACACGATGGAGCCAATTCTAGGCTATATTAACAAGCAAAATGAGACGAATATTACACGCGTGCAAGGCGTTAAAGGTATTGAAAAAAGCTTTGATAATGAGCTAGAGCCGATGAGTGATTTGCTGATGATTGGGCAACGCGATATTGGTTTTAATGTAATTTTAAACAAACATTCCACTTTCAAAGAAAGAATGGACGGCTACGATGTTATTACCTCTATTCCATTAAAGTTGCAAAAAAAAATTGAACGACTTGCAGATGAAAATGCAGCGCAACTTGGAGCAAAAGAGATTCTAATTGGCATTATAGAAAGCAAAAGCGGAAAAATCCTAAGTCTTGCGAGTAGTGCGCGCTTTAATCCGAATCTCATCACAAAAAACGATTATTCTAAACTCAATGCGAATGCGATTGAATATTCCTATGAACCCGGAAGCATTATCAAACCCATTATTTATGCGATTTTACTAGATAAAAACCTTATTACTCCCAATGAAACCATTGATTTGGAAAATGGACGCTTTAGATTGCATAATTTTTATATTACAGACACCCATAGGTTAAAATCTGCAACAGCTGAAGAGGTTTTGCTCTATTCTAGCAATATCGGTATGGCAAAAATAGCCCAAAGACTTAGCCCACCAGAATACAATGCCGCCTTGCAAGCTTTTGGATTCGGAAATCCAAGTGGAATTGATTTGCCTTACGAGCGCGTGGGTGTAATTCCAGATATAAAGCGATTCCAAAGCGAAGTTTATCGTGCCACCGCTTCTTACGGCTATGGATTGCGCACGACCTTTATTCAAATGCTTAAAGCCTACAATATCATCACGAATTATGGAATCTCTTATAATCCTTATTTGGTGGAATATATCCAAGATTCCAAATCTATCCGCTATAAGCTCAAGCATCAAACCCCCATTAGAATCCTAAGCAACAAAACCGCCAAAGAAGTAAAAGATACTCTTATTAAAGTTGTCAATGAGGGAACAGGAAAAACTGCGCAAGTAAAAGGCATTACAATTGGTGGCAAAACAGGCACTGCGCATATCGCACAGGGTGGAAAATATGTGCGTAAATACAATAGTTCATTTTTTGGCTTTGCAAACGATGAAAAAGGGAGTGAATATACCATTGGCATTAGCGTGTTTGAACCCAATGAGACAGAAGCATATTTTGCCACACGCACGGCTGTACCGCTTTTTAAGGAAGTTGTAAATTTGCTAGTTAAAGAAAACTATCTGAAACCTTAA
- a CDS encoding NAD(P)-dependent alcohol dehydrogenase — MLLKENLTQASTGQRITAKGYAVAHKSDTFKPFSFSRHALGETDILIEILYAGICHSDIHSAREEWHKGIFPMVPGHEIAGKVVAVGSKVSKFKVGDYAGVGCMVNSCGECEACKRSQEQFCENGKCVFTYDCHDCFHDNEPTYGGYSNNIVVSEKFAVNVPQDAPLEKVAPLLCAGITTYSPIKFSNVKAGDKVAVAGFGGLGVMALKYAIKMGAEVSVFARNKNKEKEALELGAKALYTDTKGVSERFDFIISTIPTAYDVNAYAELLKFGGEMAIVGLPPADEKLGIDLTRLVFAAGKKVYGSLIGGMKETQEMLDFSLKHRIYPETEVISVEQINEAYENLTSGKAKFRYVIDMKSLKE, encoded by the coding sequence ATGCTATTAAAAGAAAATTTGACACAAGCAAGCACAGGACAGAGAATCACTGCCAAAGGCTACGCAGTCGCACATAAAAGTGATACTTTTAAGCCCTTTAGTTTTTCGCGCCACGCTTTGGGAGAAACTGACATTTTGATTGAGATTCTATATGCTGGAATCTGCCACAGCGATATTCATAGTGCGCGTGAGGAATGGCATAAGGGAATTTTTCCAATGGTGCCCGGACACGAGATTGCGGGTAAAGTCGTGGCAGTAGGAAGCAAGGTAAGCAAATTTAAAGTTGGCGATTACGCAGGGGTAGGTTGTATGGTTAATTCTTGCGGTGAGTGTGAGGCGTGCAAAAGAAGCCAAGAGCAGTTTTGCGAAAATGGTAAATGCGTCTTTACTTATGATTGCCACGATTGCTTCCACGATAACGAGCCAACTTATGGCGGATATTCAAATAATATTGTAGTGAGCGAAAAATTTGCAGTCAATGTCCCACAAGATGCGCCGTTAGAAAAAGTTGCTCCCTTGCTTTGCGCGGGAATCACCACCTATTCGCCGATTAAATTTAGCAATGTCAAGGCGGGCGATAAAGTCGCTGTGGCTGGATTTGGTGGGCTTGGTGTAATGGCACTCAAATACGCAATCAAAATGGGTGCGGAAGTGAGCGTGTTTGCGCGTAATAAAAATAAAGAAAAAGAGGCATTAGAGCTTGGTGCAAAGGCACTTTATACTGATACAAAGGGTGTGAGCGAACGATTTGATTTTATCATTTCTACGATTCCAACCGCGTATGATGTGAATGCCTATGCAGAGTTGTTGAAATTTGGCGGAGAAATGGCTATTGTAGGCTTACCACCTGCAGATGAGAAGCTTGGTATTGATTTAACGAGACTTGTATTTGCTGCGGGTAAAAAAGTCTATGGCTCACTCATTGGCGGAATGAAAGAGACACAAGAAATGCTTGATTTTTCTTTAAAACATAGAATCTATCCCGAGACAGAGGTTATTTCTGTGGAGCAAATCAATGAGGCGTATGAGAATCTCACGAGTGGCAAGGCAAAATTCCGCTATGTGATTGATATGAAAAGTTTAAAAGAATAA
- a CDS encoding phosphoenolpyruvate carboxylase encodes MAKTKEIEFAFSILSELLDEVAPNIKPTFIALKDNPSFLFKAESNLLQELSSQEISNLIKAFTLYHLLLNIIDERYQLSLRQSRGQILVAIEELRAQKYDAEDIKEVFKKIQFYPVFTAHPTESLRRTFLESYHEMYDDLRAWFEFGQMGAKEHLKYRLNLLWHSHIVRSEKIEVLFELDNLLYFMESSILQSGARVLQEIQDALKILGENAKDSMLKKSPLLLGSWIGGDRDGNPYVTNRVMIEVMKRQHQTIIHQYLKWIDRLRRELSIACEYVNPSNTLLESLEQEKEHLDETTKKLFSQEPFRAKLVCMHQKLQNRILMLNLPQSALKQNKLYIYENSKEFIKDIEMMMESLDERSSTYLKELRNLVLLAGFHLMRLDFRQHREVFWLALAEIFATLGYVQGDLLLLPTSEQTKVLNAALSAPLVDLNQFYGKFSEQTQETLLSFINFKWAKDRISDNIIDSCIVSMCQSANDLLCVLWFAKQSGLWCKGKKTRISISPLFETIGDLESAPKILRELCANPHYAEYLQSRKNRQEIMIGYSDSSKDGGIFASNYSLRKAIGNLIVLEKELDVKFRLFHGRGGSVSRGGGALEDALLSSLPSSVAGFLKTTEQGEVISYKYLNPKKAESSFSSALATLLKKSVYDRFGTNCNVSDSEFDTIMQTISTESYKAYRKLVYETEGFIEYFKSATPIDFIAQLNIGSRPSKRKETQNVEDLRAIPWVFAWTQNRAIIPAWYGLGSGLEEAFKKYGQKEIFRSCYRENLFFKTTIDNISQAFLKVDLEIAKHYNDFVEDVELRKKIWQMIESEYHRTLDWLLYVRKEESLLASEKLIQESILLRKPFLTSLSFFQLHLMKVYKNAHYDEQRERIARQIVTTIVGIAQGVRNTG; translated from the coding sequence ATGGCAAAAACAAAGGAAATAGAATTTGCTTTTTCAATCTTGAGTGAATTATTAGATGAGGTTGCGCCAAATATTAAACCTACTTTTATCGCACTAAAAGACAATCCAAGCTTTTTATTTAAAGCAGAATCCAATCTGCTACAAGAGCTTAGTTCGCAGGAGATTTCTAATCTCATCAAAGCCTTTACACTTTATCACTTGCTTTTAAACATTATTGATGAACGTTATCAGTTGAGCTTGCGACAAAGTAGAGGGCAAATCCTTGTCGCTATTGAGGAATTAAGAGCGCAAAAATACGATGCGGAGGACATTAAGGAGGTTTTTAAAAAGATTCAGTTTTATCCTGTTTTTACCGCACACCCCACAGAATCTCTGCGCAGAACATTTTTAGAAAGCTACCACGAAATGTATGATGATTTGCGTGCGTGGTTTGAGTTTGGGCAGATGGGTGCAAAGGAGCATTTGAAATATCGCCTCAATCTGCTTTGGCATAGTCATATCGTGCGTAGTGAGAAAATAGAAGTCTTATTTGAGCTAGACAATCTACTTTATTTTATGGAAAGCTCTATTTTGCAAAGTGGTGCGCGTGTTTTGCAAGAAATACAAGACGCACTAAAAATACTTGGAGAGAATGCGAAAGATTCTATGCTTAAAAAATCTCCCCTTTTGCTTGGAAGTTGGATTGGCGGGGATAGAGATGGGAATCCTTATGTAACGAATCGTGTGATGATTGAAGTGATGAAGCGTCAGCACCAAACAATAATTCATCAATACTTAAAATGGATAGATAGGCTAAGAAGAGAGCTTTCTATTGCGTGCGAATATGTTAATCCTAGTAATACATTATTAGAAAGTTTAGAGCAAGAAAAAGAGCATTTAGACGAGACAACAAAAAAGCTTTTTTCACAAGAGCCATTTCGTGCAAAACTTGTTTGTATGCACCAAAAGCTCCAAAACAGAATCCTTATGCTCAACCTCCCTCAAAGTGCTTTGAAGCAAAATAAACTCTATATTTATGAAAATTCCAAAGAGTTTATCAAAGACATTGAAATGATGATGGAATCGCTAGATGAGCGTAGCAGCACTTATTTGAAAGAGTTAAGAAATCTTGTCTTGCTTGCGGGATTCCATTTAATGCGACTAGATTTTCGCCAGCATCGTGAGGTGTTTTGGCTTGCTCTTGCAGAGATTTTCGCGACTTTGGGTTATGTGCAAGGTGATTTGTTGCTTTTGCCAACAAGTGAGCAGACAAAGGTTTTAAACGCAGCTCTTAGCGCGCCTTTGGTAGATTTGAATCAATTTTATGGAAAATTTAGCGAGCAAACACAAGAAACTTTGCTTAGTTTTATAAATTTTAAATGGGCAAAAGATAGAATCAGTGATAACATTATTGATTCTTGTATTGTTTCAATGTGTCAAAGCGCAAATGATTTGCTTTGTGTGCTGTGGTTTGCCAAACAAAGCGGATTGTGGTGCAAGGGCAAAAAGACGCGTATTTCCATTTCGCCTTTGTTTGAAACAATTGGGGATTTGGAATCTGCGCCTAAGATTTTGCGCGAACTTTGTGCAAACCCACATTATGCTGAGTATTTGCAATCCCGCAAGAATCGTCAGGAAATTATGATTGGTTATTCGGATTCTAGTAAAGATGGCGGAATCTTTGCAAGCAATTATTCCTTGCGCAAGGCGATTGGGAATCTCATCGTGCTAGAGAAAGAATTAGATGTGAAGTTTAGGCTTTTTCACGGGCGTGGAGGAAGTGTAAGTCGTGGAGGAGGTGCGCTAGAGGACGCCTTGCTCTCTTCGCTACCTAGTAGTGTGGCGGGATTCTTGAAAACAACCGAGCAGGGCGAGGTGATTAGCTACAAATATCTTAATCCCAAAAAGGCAGAATCTAGCTTTTCAAGCGCATTGGCAACTTTGCTGAAAAAATCAGTTTATGATAGATTTGGGACAAATTGTAATGTGAGTGATTCAGAATTTGATACTATAATGCAAACCATTAGCACGGAATCTTATAAGGCTTACAGAAAGCTTGTGTATGAGACAGAGGGGTTTATTGAGTATTTCAAATCTGCGACACCGATTGATTTTATCGCGCAGTTGAATATTGGCTCACGTCCTTCTAAGCGCAAAGAGACGCAAAATGTGGAGGATTTGCGTGCAATTCCTTGGGTTTTTGCTTGGACACAGAATCGCGCAATTATCCCCGCGTGGTATGGTTTGGGAAGCGGATTGGAAGAAGCGTTTAAAAAGTATGGACAAAAGGAAATCTTTAGGAGCTGTTATAGGGAAAATTTGTTTTTTAAAACTACAATTGACAATATTTCTCAAGCTTTTTTGAAAGTGGATTTGGAGATTGCAAAGCATTATAATGATTTCGTAGAAGATGTGGAATTGCGCAAAAAAATCTGGCAAATGATAGAGAGTGAATATCATCGCACGTTGGATTGGCTACTGTATGTCCGCAAAGAGGAATCTCTGCTTGCGAGCGAGAAGTTGATTCAAGAATCTATTTTATTGCGCAAGCCTTTTTTGACAAGCCTTAGTTTTTTTCAGTTGCATTTGATGAAAGTTTATAAAAATGCACATTATGATGAACAAAGGGAGCGGATTGCTAGACAGATTGTAACGACGATTGTCGGGATTGCACAAGGTGTGAGAAATACAGGGTGA